CAGCATCTTTCTTGTTCAAACGGCTCATGATAGACAACAAGGTGCTTTTTCCAGCGCCATTAGGACCAATAAAAGAGGTGATTTTTTTACTGGGTATCTTGAGCGATACATTATCTACTACTGTTTTGTCACCATATTTTTTTACGATATTCTTTATCTCTATCATGCTTTATTCTCCTTTAACAACAGGTATATAAAATATAATCCTCCCACAAGGTTAATGATAACACTTAAGGGTGTTTTGAAATTTAAAACCCTCTCAATAACCAGCTGCCCTCCAACTAAGGCAATGCTACTCATTAAGATGGAGGTAATAATCAAATATTTATGCTGGTAAGTATTCAACAGCTCTCTAGCAAGATTTACTACCAATAGGCCTAAGAAGGTAATCGGTCCAACTAAGGCGGTTGCTACAGATACCATAATAATAACCACGATTAAGATTCTCTTAACAGATTTATCATAGTCTACCCCTAGATTGATAGCTTCTTCTCGACCCAAAGATAAAACGTCTAGTATCTTCCTATGGGGATAGATGTAAATCCCTATAGATAAAACCATGATTACAGCTATAAGTAGTAAATCTGTATTTACATTATTGAAGCTAGCAAACATTCTACTTTGGACAACGCCAAATTCATTGGGGTCGATTAACATCTGCATGAAAGAAGATAAACTTTGAAACAATGTGCTAAAGATTAATCCTACCAACAATAGAAAGTAAATGTTCTGCTGTTCCTTTTTAAATATAAACTTATAAAGAATGCTTGAAAAAGCAATCATTAATGCAACAGATAATAAAAAGTTTGTATGTCTGCTTACCACGGTTAAGCTGCTACCTGCAAATATGAAAACAACTAAGGTTTGTATGAACATATACAGGGCATCTAATCCTAAAACACTAGGGGTCAATATACGGTTATTGGTAATAGTTTGAAAAACCATAGAGGAAAAAGCAATGATTGACCCTGTCAATACAATGGCTATGATTTTTGGTATTCGCCTAGAGAGCGCATAATTCCAGTTGTTTGCATTGAGACCGATTGATAGAAAGAGTACAATCAGCACAACCGATAAAAGCGTTAGTAAACCTATCTTTTTTTTATAACTCATCCTTTACTCCCCCTTATCAGTAGATAGAGAAATATTAGACTTCCTAATATACCTACTGTAAGTCCGATAGAAACCTCGTAGGGATAAATAATGATACGTCCAAGAATATCACAGAAAAGTAGAAATACTGCACCAAGCAAAGCAGTAGGAACAAGATTCTTTTTTAAATGATCTCCTTGATAGATTGTTACGATGTTTGGAATGATCAACCCTAAAAAGGGGATTCGTCCAACAGTAATTACCACAAGGGAAGTTGATAAGGCTACAATCATCAAACCTAAGTTCACAACCTTGTTGTAGTTTAACCCTAAATTTGCAGAAAACGCCTCTCCCATCCCCGCTACTGTAAATTGATTCGCATATAAATAAGCAAGAATGGTAAGGGGGATACTGAAATATAAAAGTTCATACCTTCCTTTGATTACCATAGAAAAATCTCCCTGCAACCAAGAGGAAATATTTTGCACAAGATCGTACCTATAAGCAAAAAAAGTGGTAATGGCATCTATAATATTACCTAACATAATACCAATAAGCGGTATAAAAATCTCATTTTTAAACCTTACTTTTTTTAGGATTTTCACAAACAGAAAGGTTCCCGCCAAGGCAAATCCAAAGGAAATTAGCATTTTTTGAAAGCTGCTGGCAGAGGAATAGAGTAAAAGAGAAACCAAAATTCCTAACCTAGCACTATCCACTGTTGCAGCAGTTGTTGGAGATACAAATTTATTTCGGGTAATTTGTTGCATAATCAAACCACTTATACCCATGCTCATCCCAGCTACGATAATACTAATAAGCCGAGGAAATCGACTCAGTACTAATATTTGGATTTTTTCTTCATTAAAATATAGGATATCTAAGAAATGAATATTTTTTACCCCTATAAAAATAGAAGAAATAGATAATATGATCAACACAGAAACTAAATATCTTTTTTTCATGTCGCCTCCTTACTAGAATAATGAAGTATTCTATTTGACACCCCCTTGACTCCATTGTTATAATAAATCATATCATTTGAACTTGATTTTCTTTCTCATTAATAATACCAATTAAAAGAGAATTGTTCTTAAGTATATTTCTATTTTTATAACTATATTTCTGTATTTTTAAAAAGGAGTTGAAATATTATTGGAGATGGTTTATAGTGCTTCAGGCAAGAGACATATTTTTGATACTATGAAGAAATTTTTTTTATGTACCCATATACCAATGAAAGCCCTTACCTATGAGGGAGAGTTGTTACATACTGTAGGATATAATAAAAGACTAGAGGATATTTACGGGTACCAAAATATTTTTGAAAAAATCGAAGAAGAACTATGTACAAAAGACAGTACTGCCACCCTAACCCTTTCTTTTGAGGCTATAAATTTTACGGTTTTTTATATTTGCCCTAAGAATATTCATAGGGGCGTCTATATTATTGGACCCTATAGCATTTATCCTGGACAGAATAAAGAAATTGTATATAAACCGGAGGGCTGTATTCCCCATCTCATTTCTTTATTACGGAATATTGCAGGGGACAGTGATTTTATCAGACAAAAAAAGTTAAATACCTATAGCTTGTATGTAAAAAAAGCCCTGGATTATATGGATGCTAAATATAATGCTCCTTTAAATGTAAGTTGTGTGGCAGAATATCTTGGCATTAGCAAGTGTTATTTTTGTTCTATTTTAAAAAAAGAGACCAACAAAACCTTTACGCAGGTATTAAATGAAATTCGAATTGAGAAAAGCAAAATTCTGCTATTGAAGGGAGATCAATCTATCTTGGATGTTGCTATTTCCGTAGGCTACAATAATCAAAATTATTATAATATGACTTTTAAAAAACTTACGAAAATGACCCCCCTTCAATTTAAAAATCATAGGAATACAAGTAAAGATGATGCTTCTTTTAATTCTTTTAAAATGATCCTATAATATCCTATAATTGGGTTAAAATATCTTTTCCAGTTATTTCCCTTTCTCCTAATTCTTTATCACATAGACGCCCATTGGAATTTTAAAATATAACTTTGGTTAAACTAACTTTGGTGAAAGAGAGGTGACTGGCATGACGGTTCAAAGTGACTTAGAAAAAGCTATGGCATATTGTGAAGCTATAAAAGGAAGTTATGCTATGATGGCGCATTCCACCGAAGACCAGCAGGCAAAGCAGATGTTTAACAGTATGAAGGCTGACCTCGAAAAACATATGGAGTTTCTCAGTGGAAGATTGGAATATCTAAGCCAAAATAATGAATTAAATAAGAAAAATTAATTTTCAAGCTTATTTTCTAACAAAGGAGAACTATCACTATGAGAACCTTAAGGAAT
The sequence above is drawn from the Clostridium formicaceticum genome and encodes:
- a CDS encoding iron chelate uptake ABC transporter family permease subunit; its protein translation is MSYKKKIGLLTLLSVVLIVLFLSIGLNANNWNYALSRRIPKIIAIVLTGSIIAFSSMVFQTITNNRILTPSVLGLDALYMFIQTLVVFIFAGSSLTVVSRHTNFLLSVALMIAFSSILYKFIFKKEQQNIYFLLLVGLIFSTLFQSLSSFMQMLIDPNEFGVVQSRMFASFNNVNTDLLLIAVIMVLSIGIYIYPHRKILDVLSLGREEAINLGVDYDKSVKRILIVVIIMVSVATALVGPITFLGLLVVNLARELLNTYQHKYLIITSILMSSIALVGGQLVIERVLNFKTPLSVIINLVGGLYFIYLLLKENKA
- a CDS encoding ABC transporter permease, which translates into the protein MKKRYLVSVLIILSISSIFIGVKNIHFLDILYFNEEKIQILVLSRFPRLISIIVAGMSMGISGLIMQQITRNKFVSPTTAATVDSARLGILVSLLLYSSASSFQKMLISFGFALAGTFLFVKILKKVRFKNEIFIPLIGIMLGNIIDAITTFFAYRYDLVQNISSWLQGDFSMVIKGRYELLYFSIPLTILAYLYANQFTVAGMGEAFSANLGLNYNKVVNLGLMIVALSTSLVVITVGRIPFLGLIIPNIVTIYQGDHLKKNLVPTALLGAVFLLFCDILGRIIIYPYEVSIGLTVGILGSLIFLYLLIRGSKG
- a CDS encoding helix-turn-helix transcriptional regulator yields the protein MVYSASGKRHIFDTMKKFFLCTHIPMKALTYEGELLHTVGYNKRLEDIYGYQNIFEKIEEELCTKDSTATLTLSFEAINFTVFYICPKNIHRGVYIIGPYSIYPGQNKEIVYKPEGCIPHLISLLRNIAGDSDFIRQKKLNTYSLYVKKALDYMDAKYNAPLNVSCVAEYLGISKCYFCSILKKETNKTFTQVLNEIRIEKSKILLLKGDQSILDVAISVGYNNQNYYNMTFKKLTKMTPLQFKNHRNTSKDDASFNSFKMIL
- a CDS encoding DUF1657 domain-containing protein; this encodes MTVQSDLEKAMAYCEAIKGSYAMMAHSTEDQQAKQMFNSMKADLEKHMEFLSGRLEYLSQNNELNKKN